A genomic region of Phycodurus eques isolate BA_2022a unplaced genomic scaffold, UOR_Pequ_1.1 contig_27, whole genome shotgun sequence contains the following coding sequences:
- the six7 gene encoding SIX homeobox 7 isoform X1 has protein sequence MFPLPMFTADQVARVCENLEETGDIERLGRFLWSLPAGEALNRHESVMRARALVAFHGGNFEALYQILQSHRFTRESHAKLQDLWLDAHYREAERLRGRPLGPVEKYRIRKKFPLPRTIWDGEQKTHCFKERTRSLLREWYLQDPYPNPSRKRHLAQATGLTPTQVGNWFKNRRQRDRAASAKNRLQQDPALLPSDQECCPCSSVPSPRHLGSPEASDCSTGTEHRGTGASTPEISVSSDSEFDS, from the exons atgttCCCGCTGCCCATGTTCACAGCTGACCAGGTGGCCCGCGTGTGCGAGAACCTGGAGGAAACGGGTGACATCGAGCGCCTCGGCCGCTTCCTCTGGTCCCTCCCGGCCGGGGAGGCTCTGAACCGGCACGAGTCGGTGATGCGCGCTCGAGCCCTGGTGGCCTTCCACGGAGGAAACTTCGAGGCGCTCTACCAGATCTTGCAAAGTCACCGCTTCACGCGGGAGTCCCACGCGAAGCTGCAGGACCTCTGGCTGGATGCGCACTACCGGGAGGCCGAGAGGCTCCGGGGGCGACCCCTGGGCCCGGTGGAGAAGTACCGGATCCGGAAGAAGTTCCCTTTACCCCGAACTATCTGGGATGGCGAGCAGAAGACTCACTGCTTtaag GAGAGGACCCGCAGTTTGCTGAGAGAGTGGTACCTCCAAGATCCTTACCCCAACCCGTCCAGGAAGAGGCACCTGGCGCAGGCCACGGGACTCACGCCCACCCAGGTTGGAAACTGGTTCAAGAATCGGCGGCAACGAGACCGTGCGGCATCCGCCAAAAACAG ACTGCAGCAGGACCCCGCCCTCCTCCCCTCAGACCAGGAGTGTTGCCCCTGTTCGTCAGTGCCCTCTCCCCGTCATTTGGGCAGCCCCGAGGCCAGCGACTGCAGCACAGGAACCGAGCACCGGGGGACCGGCGCCTCCACACCGGAAATCTCTGTCAGCAGCGACAGCGAATTCGACTCCTGA
- the six7 gene encoding SIX homeobox 7 isoform X2 produces MFPLPMFTADQVARVCENLEETGDIERLGRFLWSLPAGEALNRHESVMRARALVAFHGGNFEALYQILQSHRFTRESHAKLQDLWLDAHYREAERLRGRPLGPVEKYRIRKKFPLPRTIWDGEQKTHCFKERTRSLLREWYLQDPYPNPSRKRHLAQATGLTPTQVGNWFKNRRQRDRAASAKNSTHAALH; encoded by the exons atgttCCCGCTGCCCATGTTCACAGCTGACCAGGTGGCCCGCGTGTGCGAGAACCTGGAGGAAACGGGTGACATCGAGCGCCTCGGCCGCTTCCTCTGGTCCCTCCCGGCCGGGGAGGCTCTGAACCGGCACGAGTCGGTGATGCGCGCTCGAGCCCTGGTGGCCTTCCACGGAGGAAACTTCGAGGCGCTCTACCAGATCTTGCAAAGTCACCGCTTCACGCGGGAGTCCCACGCGAAGCTGCAGGACCTCTGGCTGGATGCGCACTACCGGGAGGCCGAGAGGCTCCGGGGGCGACCCCTGGGCCCGGTGGAGAAGTACCGGATCCGGAAGAAGTTCCCTTTACCCCGAACTATCTGGGATGGCGAGCAGAAGACTCACTGCTTtaag GAGAGGACCCGCAGTTTGCTGAGAGAGTGGTACCTCCAAGATCCTTACCCCAACCCGTCCAGGAAGAGGCACCTGGCGCAGGCCACGGGACTCACGCCCACCCAGGTTGGAAACTGGTTCAAGAATCGGCGGCAACGAGACCGTGCGGCATCCGCCAAAAACAG